The genomic region atgacctaggaaaaccaatgaaacaaactaatttcacagtaaaaaactagGGTGGAAACCTTCCCGAGAAACaattcactataataaagaaaagtttcagatctagtacaaaacctgtccctagactctacaatcctcatagatgaacttacagcagaaaccttctaccgctttagaacctctgaactcttcaatatatgaaagCCACCCTTTGATACACGGATCTCAGTatatgactaactcctttgcacgaatcttaGTACGTggctcactcaccaacttgaagaagaagaagaatgttggttacaaagttcttcacttcattaacaatgaagatcaagaagcacttggttataaaaccctaagACGCAAAAGACatagtagcttctttcagaaaGAATAAGACATCAATCACTTTTTGCATGTGTTTTCCTTGTATTCTCATATGtaacggcctttaaaataagtcttatatatgcctagggttgtgagaaaagaaaccctacacatacatgtcggCATGGGTTGAAAATCAaatctggaaatctgaatttcataattctcgataaatAGTATCTgttgagaagctgtcgagcctcgatagatagcaatCTGttgagcagctatcgagcctcAATAGATAACTATCTGTTGAGaactgttgagctttaatgaatcagcacttttgcacttgtttcttggacagatttgcatggcttcaatactagacttgaactcttattctttgaagtattaaacacatcatacatctacccaaatacaagtaaaatgcattttgtcaaataattagccaattctaaattgacatatgcttctaacatgaatcacatatgtcttaacataAATAATTGATTTTAGCTATTAGGACAGGATGACTTATGTAATGAGTTTTCTACAGCAATATAAGTggactcatttttatttttccatggcattttaatgaataaaatttatacCATCTTTGTATTGTGTTTGTTTTCATTGTAACTTTCAATTTATGAGTATTTGGGGTTACTTCTAGCTGTTGGCTCATATTCTTAGGGAGAGAAACAATATGGCCTTATTTAGTAGAAAGCTTGCACTCAGATAGACCTATTATGCAGTAATATGTATTAGTTTTATTTGCAAATTGCTTTTTTCATAATGTTGTTGCTTTCCATAAACAGCCACATATGTATATGTTTACTTTGCTTGATGAAAGTCATTAACTTTAGGTTGTTTTCTCATATTTGTTACACCTTTAGAAATTAATTGGTGTTTGATCTCTCTCTACAAATTAAAGCCCCAAACAAACTATTGGCTTTGCTTGATGTAAGTCATTAAGTTTCAGACTTTCAGCTCTCTTAATGTAAGTCATTAGGtttcagctctctctctctctctctctctctctctctctcttccttcatttttttaagatttgatttcattttaattttgattaagaTTTGGTTGGGTTGGAAGTTGGAACTTGAGTTGGGTTGCTTCATCAAATTGGTTTTTGTTCCTTTCTTCAAATCAATTAATCGTCTTTTCGAACACAAAGATCTACTTAATTAAGTTTGGACCTCTTAAGTTTAAACATAAAATGTGAATTTGTAGGTCATGGAAATCTTAACGAATTTTTTGGTTGAACCATTATGATGTTGAAATATCTCAAAAGAACTTAGAGATTTTCAAAAGGTTTTCCTTGACTTCTTGCAATGCAGTTTCTATTGATCAAACTTCTTAATGGAAACTAAATCCATGGTTGgaacttcttcttttcttttcttttttttcattttcactattttatgatttttttttcttttacttttttcccATAGATTCAGTAAGTTTGAATATTGAGAtggaataatatatatatatatatatatatatattattagccatatgaaaattttgtggttTTACAATCAATGAGATCATGCATCtctagttttttcaatttttgcacAGTATATTCTTTGGTTttctaaacaatttttttttttttttagagtttcaacctatggtgtcTGTTCCTGATtattgctctttatcatcagaccaagataccaatcagtttttggtgtaagcggggattgaacctcagatttcttatacaaccatcaaggactttactagttaagctaactggaacccacaaatgtattgataggccaaaaatgtattgaccactttgacaaattaattaattaattatccaagttaattaattaagttaatttaacatgcaatagcgGGGTAACGTGAAAGTAACCAACCATATTATGTCTTAGTACATCATCATTTTCCTTTCacctatttcttttttcttttcttttctcttttaatgattttcttctttttcattttaatttaacaaataacATAGAGCATTCACATGCCTAAATACAATTTAAATTTACTTACAACAAAGTGActgaatttaaatttaaattgtacTTGGcttattataaatataagtttttgcAAAATACAAGTAGGCAGTAAATGCAACTGCACTAATTCCAGCAAGTAGCCAATAAAAATAGTCAAGATGTGCCCGATTAAGATTATTAGCAAACCAACTATCCTTGCCATCCCCGCCAGTCACCTCCTCAATGATAGAGACAAGAAAGCTGCTTAAAAAATTCCCGACCCCAAAAATACTGAGATAGAGGGCGAGACCCACACTTCTTAATTCAATTGGGACCTGATCATAGAAGAATTCTTGTAGCCCAACCACGGTAAAAACTTCAGCAATTCCTGACAAAACATATTGAGGAAGAAGCCACCACACACTCATTGGAATAGTCAAATCTGGCATATCAACCAACCCATATTCTTTAGCAGTTTTGAgcctttttatttcaattaaagCTGCAACTACCATGCAGATGACAGATAAAAGCATCCCAATTCCAATTCTCTGTAGCATTGTGATTCCAAAGGGTTTAGTGGTGATAGCTCTTGCTATAGGAACAAAAATGCGATCATATACAGGAATGAAAAGAACAATGGCCAAACTGATAAAGAATTGTAGTGAAGCTGCTGGTATCTCAAAGCCAGGAAAAATTGTTCTATCAAGGGTAGCCCCTTGCTTTGTAAAGAAAGTTGAGGTTTGTGCAAACACAATAGCATAACCTAAGCTTGTAACCCAAATTGGAACAAGCCTAAGAACTGCCTTTGCTTCTTCAACCTCACTGACAGTACATACCTTGCATTGCAATGCTTTGTTAAGGAACCTGTCACAATAGTGGATCCAAATCATTCTACAAAAGGAGATTAGATCTaaaaaaggaattaaaatttgttttcttgatCTGAAAGAGGAGCCATTCTTGTTCATTAGTTGGGAAACAGGTGgtatgaatgattttttttattagtaatataaTCAAAGTTCTGATAGTGTTCTAGAAAACTGTACGTAAGTCCCAAGCTAATTCAATGGAGCATGGGTAAAATAAATGGTATAAGTAGCAAACTATCTCTGGCAAACTAGTCAAGTTTATTGGGTTAAAATTCGACGTTGTCGGGTTTAGGTAAGATTGGGTTCATGTCAACAGTGGGTTGTACTAAATGGATTGCAAAACTTATAACCCTTATCCATTCTTTTAGGATCAAGTCAATCTAGTTTGACCTGTTTTTTTCGCatgcaaataataataataataataataataataaatatatatgtaaaaatgaaatttgatcaaattgtctgtcttcttcttttcaatAGAAATAAGTGAACAAATAACGAAAAGACTcataagtaaaaattaaaataatacacaaaattttaagtttatataGTCTAAGGTACCTTAGACTATATAACTCACTAAACTGAAGTCTTCGAGGCTCCACTATGTTTAGAAAGAATCTATAAGTCTCCCTGATAAGTGATAAGAAAACAACTTAAAACagaaaggaaataaagaaaaaataacaagaagTGAAGGTGCAAAAACATTTTTACATAGGATCAAAaagtttttcctttaaaaataaaaaagagtttacCCATGTAACTTGCGGGTTGACCCGGATAGGCATTTCAGCCGATCGGAATTGGGTCAACCCATTTTTTTACGGGCACAAATGCTTTACtcaaactcatatatatatttttttttaggtttgcaTAACTTAttaaatccaagtccaattttACCATGTCAGGTTAAAACCTACATATAAGCTTTTGATAAACTCTGTttattatatgttatattaaggTTTTAATTGTCTCCTCCAAGTATTATCTGTTCAACAATTTAACTTCCTGAACCCTTTTATATCATGTTTACgtataaagtttttattttatattttttggggcAAGAATACCATATTAAAGAGGAGGTAagtctttaaaataaaactgaATATTGCTCTCTTACTTGAATTGTAGAAAGTTATGCTGTGGCAAGGTTCTGCAAGCTTCCTCTTCACTAGCTATTTCTGATGGTTTAGCCCGCCGATTCTTAATTGCGGTAACAAACACCCGACCAATTCTCACAAAAGGGCTTTTCACCCCTTTGATACTATATCGATAAGTTCTAGCACCAAGCAAGAAGAGACCTAAGGCAATGACCATCACAACACAGGGGATTCCAAATCCTAGACCCCAACTAAGGTTTTCTTGTACATAGCTTATGATCAACGTTGCCACAGCAGAACCTGAACATAGTCCAAAATACCACCAATTGAAGAATGAGCTTTTGGCTCGGCATTCTACCGGATCTTCTACATCAAATTGGTCGGCTCCAAAAGCTTGAATGCAAGGCTTGTGTCCACCTTGCGCAACTGCTACTAGATATAGGGAGATGAAGAATAAAATCACTTGGAGCTCAGAAGAACCTAATGTAACTTTGTTCATGCCCATG from Castanea sativa cultivar Marrone di Chiusa Pesio chromosome 11, ASM4071231v1 harbors:
- the LOC142617317 gene encoding protein NRT1/ PTR FAMILY 5.10-like — its product is MSIETPLLLDTATNAVDYRGRRVLRSNSGGWRSACFMIGVEVAERFAYYGISCNLIMYLTEQLGQSTATAAENVNTWLGMASLLPLLGAFVADSYLGRYRTIIIASCIYILGLGLLTLSAMLTSINTSNNMGMNKVTLGSSELQVILFFISLYLVAVAQGGHKPCIQAFGADQFDVEDPVECRAKSSFFNWWYFGLCSGSAVATLIISYVQENLSWGLGFGIPCVVMVIALGLFLLGARTYRYSIKGVKSPFVRIGRVFVTAIKNRRAKPSEIASEEEACRTLPQHNFLQFKFLNKALQCKVCTVSEVEEAKAVLRLVPIWVTSLGYAIVFAQTSTFFTKQGATLDRTIFPGFEIPAASLQFFISLAIVLFIPVYDRIFVPIARAITTKPFGITMLQRIGIGMLLSVICMVVAALIEIKRLKTAKEYGLVDMPDLTIPMSVWWLLPQYVLSGIAEVFTVVGLQEFFYDQVPIELRSVGLALYLSIFGVGNFLSSFLVSIIEEVTGGDGKDSWFANNLNRAHLDYFYWLLAGISAVAFTAYLYFAKTYIYNKPSTI